The Athene noctua chromosome 13, bAthNoc1.hap1.1, whole genome shotgun sequence genome has a segment encoding these proteins:
- the C13H15orf61 gene encoding uncharacterized protein C15orf61 homolog, with product MRALRRLHEAALGLLLWRGAASASRPAASEVLSQHLRQRGLPHWTSYCVKYSAVRNDQFGLSHFNWRVNGANYHILRTGCFPFIKYHCSRAAPQDLALQNAAFTALKVLNAGIPTLLYGIGSWFFVSVTETVHTSHGPVTIYFLNKEDEGAMY from the exons ATGCGGGCGCTGAGGCGGCTGCATGAGgcggccctggggctgctgctgtggcGGGGGGCAGCGTCCgcgtcccgccccgccgcctcggaGGTGCTGAGCCAGCACCTGCGGCAGCGCGGCCTGCCCCACTGGACCTCGTACTGCGTCAAGTACAGCGCGGTGCGCAACGACCAGTTCGGCCTCTCCCACTTCAACTGGCGGGTGAACGGCGCCAACTACCACATCCTGCGCACCGGCTGCTTCCCCTTCATCAAGTACCACTGCTCCCGCGCCGCCCCGCAGGACCTGGCGCTACAGAACGCCGCCTTCACCGCTCTCAAGGTGCTCAACGCCG gcaTCCCAACTTTACTATATGGAATTGGCTCCTGGTTCTTTGTCAGTGTCACAGAGACTGTTCATACAAGTCATGGCCCAGttactatttattttctaaataaagaaGATGAAGGCGCAATGTACTGA